A stretch of Oncorhynchus gorbuscha isolate QuinsamMale2020 ecotype Even-year linkage group LG24, OgorEven_v1.0, whole genome shotgun sequence DNA encodes these proteins:
- the LOC124012539 gene encoding ATP-binding cassette sub-family E member 1 has product MSEKNTRIAIVNHDKCKPKKCRQECKKSCPVVRMGKLCIEVTAQSKIVWISESLCIGCGICIKKCPFGALSIVNLPSNLEKETTHRYCANSFKLHRLPIPRPGEVLGLVGTNGIGKSTALKILAGKQKPNLGKYDAPPDWQEILTYFRGSELQNYFTKILEDDLKAIVKPQYVDQIPKTVKGTVGSILSRKDDSKTETIVCEQLDLTHLRERNVEDLSGGELQRFAIAVVCIQRADIFMFDEPSSYLDVKQRLRAAVTIRSLISPDRYIIVVEHDLSVLDYLSDFICCLYGVPSAYGVVTMPFGVREGINIFLDGYVPTENLRFREISLVFKVAETANEEEIKRMCHYQYPHMKKNMGDFALEILEGEFTDSEIMVMLGENGTGKTTFIRMLAGRLKPDEGGEVPILNVSYKPQKISPKFKGSVRALLHEKIRDAYTHPQFVTDVMKPMQIESIIDQDVQNLSGGELQRVAMALCLGKPADVYLIDEPSAYLDSEQRLVCAKVIKRFILHAKKTAFVVEHDFIMATYLADRVIVFDGIPSRSTAANTPQTLLAGMNKFLSQLEITFRRDPNNFRPRINKMNSIKDCEQKKSGNYFFLDD; this is encoded by the exons GCAAATTGTGCATAGAAGTCACAGCTCAGAGCAAAATTGTGTGGATTTCTGAATCGCTCTGTATAGGTTGTGGCATCTGTATCAAG AAATGTCCATTTGGGGCCTTGTCTATTGTCAACTTGCCAAGCAACCTCGAGAAAGAGACAACTCACAGATACTGTGCCAACTCCTTCAAGTTGCATAG ATTACCCATTCCCAGACCTGGAGAAGTTCTGGGACTTGTGGGCACCAACGGAATCGGGAAATCCACGGCACTGAAAATTCTGGCTGGAAAACAGAAGCCTAACTTGGGGAAGTACGAT GCTCCACCAGACTGGCAGGAGATCCTGACCTACTTCCGTGGCTCTGAGCTCCAGAACTACTTTACCAAGATCCTGGAGGATGACCTGAAAGCCATCGTCAAGCCCCAGTACGTCGACCAGATCCCCAAGACTGTCAAG GGGACTGTGGGCTCCATTCTGAGCAGGAAAGACGACTCTAAGACTGAGACCATCGTCTGTGAGCAGCTCG aTCTGActcatctcagggagaggaatgtGGAGGACCTATCAGGAGGAGAGCTGCAGCGCTTTGCCATCGCTGTGGTCTGCATCCAGAGAGCAGACAT CTTCATGTTTGACGAGCCGTCCAGTTACCTGGATGTTAAGCAACGTCTAAGAGCTGCCGTCACCATCCGCTCCCTCATCTCCCCAGACAG ATACATCATAGTGGTGGAACACGACCTGAGTGTGCTGGACTACCTGTCTGACTTCATCTGCTGTCTGTACGGCGTGCCCAGCGCCTATGGAGTGGTCACTATGCCCTTTGGAGTTAGAGAAG GCATCAACATCTTCCTGGACGGCTATGTGCCCACGGAGAATCTGCGCTTCAGGGAGATATCGCTGGTGTTCAAG GTGGCGGAGACGGCCAACGAGGAGGAGATCAAGAGGATGTGCCACTACCAGTACCCCCACATGAAGAAGAACATGGGAGACTTTGCCCTGGAGATCCTGGAAGGAGAGTTCACTGACTCTGAGATCATGGTCATGCTGGGAGAGAACG GGACGGGCAAAACCACGTTCATCAGAATGCTGGCTGGCCGTCTGAAACCAGATGAAGGGG GGGAAGTGCCTATCCTGAACGTCAGCTACAAACCCCAAAAGATCAGCCCCAAATTCAAA GGTAGTGTGCGGGCTCTGCTCCATGAGAAGATCCGAGACGCCTACACTCACCCCCAGTTTGTGACTGACGTCATGAAGCCTATGCAGATTGAGAGCATCATCGACCAGGAC GTCCAGAACCTGTCTGGAGGAGAGTTGCAGAGGGTGGCCATGGCCCTGTGTCTGGGGAAACCAGCTGATGTCTACCTGATAGACGAGCCCTCCGCCTACCTGGACTCTGAGCAGCGTCTCGTGTGTGCCAAGGTCATCaaaag ATTCATCCTCCACGCCAAGAAGACTGCGTTTGTGGTGGAGCACGACTTCATCATGGCCACCTACCTGGCTGACCGTGTCATTGTGTTTGACGGTATTCCCTCGCGAAGCACCGCTGCCAACAC GCCACAGACCTTACTCGCAGGGATGAACAAGTTCCTATCACAGCTGGAGATAACGTTCAGGAGAGACCCCAACAACTTCCGACCAAGGATCAACAAGATGAATTCCATAAAG